The genomic DNA ATCCACGATGAAGAGCGTCCAGCCCCCCTCATGCCCGATGGAGGCGCTTCTGCGTGTCATCACAGGCCCTTGGACGATCTATATACTCTGGGTTCTGTCCGAGCAGGGACCGCAGCGTTTCGGCGCGCTCAAGCGTTTGGTGCCCGGCATTTCCACCCGGGTCCTGACCGAGAGGCTGAGAATGCTGGAACATGCTGGCGTTGTATGGCGCGAGCAGGCCATGACCATCCCACCCGCTGTCACCTACGGG from Sulfitobacter sp. THAF37 includes the following:
- a CDS encoding helix-turn-helix domain-containing protein yields the protein MEALLRVITGPWTIYILWVLSEQGPQRFGALKRLVPGISTRVLTERLRMLEHAGVVWREQAMTIPPAVTYGLTERGAELRGVLDKLGSIARRWEAEGAFVGTASAAE